The following proteins come from a genomic window of Bacteroidota bacterium:
- a CDS encoding PAS domain S-box protein — MQDPEDIFKTRCKMALCLIVLLVTCSQGLIQYTLHGQEEVGEIINIAGRQRMYSQAIVKEAQFIYYARDIRTHNKHTEALQEVLDRWQTAHAVVVTYRVEEIFDANAQELDGMYAVLQTHHEAMQQAADSLRLARFRPGVTARPVIDTALSHLLAAEGPYLAQMEMIVGHYARAAKSEIRAIQQLGAGVLGITIVFLFFAGWFVSRPVKRTQGVLPLDLVAKGPQSLVNVADVTKPDVDVPEPKEDNTAYDGILAAVANAVLVSKPDGTVAWANDAYYAMTGYAPDEIVGVHVRNLYPEDSLNFDTLWAAVLAGEHWHGEITSGREDGTFYTREETITPILDVEGQLKHVVSIKNDVSNRKRQEVRVMHGQKMESVGQLAAGIAHEINTPMQYVGDNTQFLMDALQDVFETNNALQKVLTLAKEH; from the coding sequence ATGCAAGACCCCGAAGACATCTTCAAAACACGCTGCAAGATGGCGCTATGCCTGATTGTACTGCTGGTTACATGTAGCCAGGGCTTGATCCAGTATACCCTTCACGGGCAGGAAGAAGTTGGCGAAATAATAAATATTGCGGGCCGGCAGCGGATGTATAGTCAGGCCATAGTAAAAGAGGCGCAGTTTATTTACTATGCCCGCGATATCCGGACGCATAACAAACACACGGAAGCATTACAGGAGGTACTTGATCGATGGCAGACTGCACACGCAGTTGTAGTCACCTATCGGGTTGAGGAGATTTTCGATGCGAATGCGCAAGAACTCGATGGCATGTATGCTGTGTTGCAAACCCATCATGAAGCCATGCAACAGGCTGCAGACAGCCTTCGTTTGGCGCGGTTCAGACCCGGGGTTACCGCGCGCCCGGTGATCGACACGGCACTCTCCCATCTCCTGGCTGCAGAGGGCCCGTACCTGGCCCAAATGGAGATGATTGTTGGTCATTACGCGCGTGCAGCAAAATCAGAAATACGCGCGATCCAGCAACTTGGCGCCGGCGTTTTGGGCATAACCATTGTCTTCCTCTTTTTTGCCGGATGGTTTGTATCCCGGCCAGTTAAGCGGACACAGGGGGTATTGCCACTTGATCTTGTGGCAAAAGGCCCCCAGTCCCTTGTCAATGTAGCGGATGTCACTAAACCGGATGTCGATGTACCGGAGCCAAAAGAAGATAACACAGCGTATGATGGCATATTGGCAGCGGTAGCGAACGCCGTTCTAGTCAGTAAGCCCGACGGCACAGTAGCGTGGGCAAATGACGCCTATTACGCTATGACGGGCTATGCACCTGATGAGATTGTTGGGGTACATGTGCGCAACCTGTATCCTGAAGATTCGCTCAACTTCGATACCTTGTGGGCCGCAGTATTGGCCGGCGAGCACTGGCATGGCGAAATAACAAGCGGCCGTGAAGACGGCACATTCTATACACGGGAAGAGACCATTACGCCAATTCTTGACGTGGAGGGCCAATTGAAACATGTGGTCTCCATCAAAAATGATGTCTCCAACCGGAAGCGTCAGGAAGTACGTGTGATGCACGGTCAGAAAATGGAGTCTGTGGGGCAACTGGCTGCCGGCATTGCACATGAAATAAACACGCCGATGCAATATGTCGGGGACAATACGCAGTTCTTAATGGATGCGCTTCAGGATGTGTTTGAAACGAACAATGCACTGCAAAAAGTACTTACACTGGCAAAAGAACACG
- a CDS encoding erythromycin esterase family protein: protein MRKVLTFFFLFVYSVACKPHQAYEIQPVSLTDNTINPDSMQRQLHALGEQVQDAQIVLLGENGHGVGTFSDIKVDLVQWLYTHHGFDTIIFESGFFECSYAWERIDSLQPYEALQDCLRYPFQHAELLPLFAFIKQQQQTDRPLHLAGMDFQGQGYDSSPRPAYLHDALLPNNPQLARALATADSALHLADEHGGKGNSRYIWAYQNQETLSKLYTEAARHSKGWPKWTLNLTQGWIDRLSIRGAAESNDTNRDLRYYELRDEWMARAVAAHADSMGTRRKVLVWLHNDHGRYGNIDSHGGKATGNYLRTWYGEQVYSIGFFMGAGTITDNGRTEYTIQVPMQDSIASFMHANTHAASYLLLRENPLPTINSWANTSQPYLRMGLTPHTMVPAAEFDALFFVHSVNPPNYRLR, encoded by the coding sequence ATGCGCAAAGTTCTCACCTTCTTCTTTCTCTTTGTCTACAGCGTTGCCTGTAAACCACATCAAGCGTACGAAATTCAGCCTGTTAGCCTTACAGACAACACGATAAATCCAGACAGCATGCAACGGCAACTGCATGCGTTGGGGGAGCAGGTACAAGACGCACAAATTGTACTCCTTGGTGAAAACGGCCATGGTGTTGGTACGTTTTCCGATATCAAAGTGGATCTGGTACAATGGCTGTACACACACCACGGGTTTGACACCATCATCTTTGAAAGTGGTTTTTTTGAATGCAGCTATGCCTGGGAGCGCATTGATTCTCTTCAGCCTTATGAGGCTTTGCAAGATTGTCTGCGCTATCCGTTTCAACACGCAGAATTACTTCCACTGTTTGCCTTTATCAAACAACAACAGCAAACGGACCGGCCCTTGCATCTCGCTGGCATGGATTTTCAAGGGCAAGGTTATGACTCTTCGCCAAGACCAGCGTACTTACACGATGCCTTGTTGCCAAACAACCCACAGCTGGCGCGCGCATTGGCAACAGCCGACTCAGCGCTACATCTTGCAGACGAACACGGAGGGAAAGGCAATAGCCGGTATATCTGGGCGTATCAAAACCAGGAAACACTCAGCAAGTTGTACACAGAGGCAGCACGACACAGTAAGGGATGGCCCAAATGGACCCTCAATCTTACCCAGGGCTGGATAGATCGCTTGTCGATTCGCGGAGCGGCTGAATCCAACGATACCAACCGCGACTTGCGGTATTACGAATTGCGAGATGAGTGGATGGCGCGAGCGGTAGCAGCACATGCAGATTCAATGGGTACCCGTCGAAAAGTGCTGGTTTGGCTGCACAATGATCACGGGCGGTACGGCAACATCGACAGCCACGGTGGGAAAGCAACGGGGAACTACCTGCGCACCTGGTATGGAGAGCAAGTCTATTCTATCGGTTTTTTTATGGGTGCGGGTACGATTACAGACAATGGACGCACAGAATACACGATCCAGGTGCCAATGCAAGACAGCATTGCATCCTTCATGCATGCAAACACCCACGCTGCCAGCTACTTGCTGTTGCGGGAAAATCCACTGCCGACAATCAATTCCTGGGCAAACACTTCGCAGCCTTACCTGCGCATGGGCCTGACGCCGCATACCATGGTGCCTGCTGCTGAATTTGACGCGCTATTCTTTGTACATAGCGTCAATCCGCCGAATTATCGACTTAGATAG
- a CDS encoding MHYT domain-containing protein, whose product MYGSSLLPEAILSPIEMAGGQFSPILVILSYVVAVIASYTTLGLVNQLTQISGKAEKRWLIAGSFSMGIGIWSMHFVGMLAFSMDMPFVYNPFLTVVSLAVGMVSSCFAIYTASRKDTGLKKILGAGLFLGPGIAGMHYTGMAAMEMEATISYDTNLFLASILIAILASIAALWIATTLARRTTRIVPLKIGAALIMGIAICGMHYTGMAAAIYTPIPGYVHDPSITQPDHWGLAIGVTVATLIILQFTILTTYFERKLNLEKHVAERLTHLVEERTADLQKQTQNLQASKAQLEKEMAERRVMEEEMTRLGRIIDATSIEIYLVHAETFKYIGANKGAIEKSGYPLEALKALTPLTLNMDMTQDKLDELLAPLNNGKQEKVTFESMRLQRDGSKYLAKIDIHFSNSGSPAVYVMMVEDITQRKQLESQLSQAQKLESIGQLAAGVAHEINTPIQYVGDNTNFFKESFGEIEELIGIYDQLVSQAREGALTAETLAEIEEALEDADFEYLAEEIPKAIDQTIEGINRVAKIVRAMKEFSHPGQEEKTLVDLNKAIETTMTVARNEWKYVADIDLQLDPALPEVPCHPGELNQVFLNIMVNAAHAIEPSVEANNGQKGKITLRTRATDEFVEVQIQDSGSGIPVHARQKIFDPFYTTKDVGKGTGQGLAIAHAVVTEKHGGNIFFETEIGQGTTFFIQIPLQAEMA is encoded by the coding sequence ATGTACGGTTCTTCTTTGCTACCCGAAGCCATTCTCTCTCCTATTGAGATGGCAGGTGGCCAGTTTAGTCCTATTCTCGTCATTTTATCATATGTGGTAGCGGTCATCGCCTCGTATACCACGCTGGGTCTTGTAAACCAACTTACACAAATCTCTGGCAAAGCTGAGAAGAGATGGCTAATTGCCGGCTCCTTTTCGATGGGTATTGGGATTTGGTCCATGCATTTTGTTGGGATGCTGGCGTTTTCCATGGACATGCCATTTGTTTATAATCCTTTTCTCACAGTCGTCTCGCTTGCCGTTGGGATGGTTTCTTCTTGTTTTGCCATTTACACGGCATCCAGAAAGGACACAGGCCTCAAAAAAATCCTTGGCGCCGGCTTATTCCTGGGCCCGGGTATCGCCGGCATGCACTACACCGGTATGGCTGCCATGGAGATGGAAGCTACCATTTCTTACGATACCAACCTGTTTCTGGCTTCGATACTGATCGCCATTCTTGCCTCCATTGCAGCGCTTTGGATCGCAACAACCCTCGCCAGAAGAACAACACGGATTGTGCCGCTCAAAATCGGTGCCGCGCTCATTATGGGTATTGCAATTTGCGGCATGCATTACACCGGCATGGCTGCTGCCATCTACACACCAATTCCGGGTTACGTGCACGACCCATCAATCACCCAGCCAGACCATTGGGGTCTTGCTATCGGCGTCACAGTAGCTACACTGATCATTCTTCAGTTCACGATCCTTACTACCTACTTTGAGCGCAAACTCAATCTCGAAAAACATGTTGCAGAGCGGCTCACGCACCTGGTAGAAGAGCGGACGGCTGATTTACAGAAACAGACCCAAAACCTGCAAGCGAGTAAAGCACAGTTAGAAAAGGAAATGGCTGAACGGCGCGTCATGGAAGAAGAAATGACCCGCCTTGGCCGCATCATCGATGCTACTTCGATCGAGATTTACCTGGTCCACGCAGAAACTTTCAAGTACATCGGCGCAAACAAAGGCGCGATCGAAAAATCTGGATACCCGCTCGAAGCGCTTAAAGCCCTTACGCCACTCACGTTGAACATGGATATGACGCAAGACAAACTGGACGAGTTGCTTGCACCCCTGAACAATGGCAAACAGGAAAAAGTAACGTTCGAATCAATGCGACTGCAGCGGGATGGCTCCAAATACCTTGCGAAAATAGACATCCATTTCTCCAATTCAGGTTCGCCGGCTGTGTATGTGATGATGGTGGAAGACATCACCCAGCGCAAGCAACTGGAGTCCCAGTTGTCCCAGGCCCAGAAGCTCGAATCGATTGGGCAACTGGCTGCCGGCGTGGCCCATGAAATCAATACGCCAATTCAATACGTTGGCGACAACACCAACTTTTTCAAGGAGTCGTTTGGCGAAATTGAAGAACTGATTGGCATCTACGATCAGCTTGTCTCCCAGGCGCGCGAGGGAGCGCTTACCGCAGAAACCCTCGCAGAAATTGAAGAAGCACTGGAAGATGCTGACTTCGAGTACCTTGCGGAAGAAATCCCGAAAGCCATTGATCAGACCATTGAGGGCATCAACCGGGTAGCAAAAATTGTACGTGCGATGAAAGAATTCTCTCATCCCGGACAAGAAGAGAAAACGCTGGTCGACCTGAACAAAGCCATAGAAACCACCATGACAGTAGCGCGCAATGAGTGGAAATATGTGGCTGACATTGATCTTCAGCTTGACCCCGCACTGCCTGAAGTCCCCTGCCATCCGGGAGAATTAAACCAGGTATTCCTGAACATTATGGTTAATGCCGCCCATGCCATCGAACCTTCAGTTGAAGCAAACAATGGGCAGAAAGGAAAAATCACGCTTCGAACGCGCGCGACAGATGAATTTGTAGAAGTCCAGATCCAGGATTCTGGGAGCGGCATTCCGGTACACGCACGTCAAAAAATATTTGACCCTTTCTACACCACCAAAGATGTGGGCAAGGGTACTGGGCAGGGGCTCGCCATCGCGCATGCCGTCGTCACTGAAAAACACGGCGGAAATATCTTTTTCGAAACAGAAATTGGACAAGGGACAACCTTTTTCATTCAGATTCCCCTCCAGGCTGAAATGGCTTGA
- a CDS encoding PAS domain S-box protein, with protein MQAKIDASSSQQPAGSSPVAEASHLKQKFFEYALELFCVASADGYFLEVNPAFPKTLGYTYAELYASPFYDLIHPNDRDATLREIQRLSEGSICIDFRNRYRCKNGEYRWLAWTCQPDVKTGHLFAIARDVTVELETEEALRKSEALLNATHDIAQIGSWEWDAKTDKLTFSDKMLEIAGIDAEAFDGSLETYQQMLSPTTDESLTTIIKDGFPEDALTPTEYTIVQPDGSQRIVWAEVKPFHDQNEQLVKIVGAAQDITERKQLESQLSQAQKLESIGQLAAGVAHEINTPVQYIGDNTNFFKESFGEIQELIEIYSDLFEQAKNGTITPDALAEIEEVLEEADFEYLAEEIPKAIDQTIEGIERVARIVRAMKEFSHPGQEEKSMMNLNKLLETTMTVARNEWKYVADIELDFDPALPEVPCHPGELNQVFLNIMVNAAHAIEPTLENAHVSKGKITLRTLATEDYVEVQIADSGTGIPVKARKKIFDPFYTTKEVGKGTGQGLAIAHGVVTEKHGGRIYFETELGEGTTFFIQIPLKSEET; from the coding sequence ATGCAGGCAAAGATTGACGCATCATCGTCCCAACAACCGGCCGGCTCATCACCAGTTGCTGAAGCAAGCCACCTTAAGCAAAAGTTTTTCGAGTATGCGCTCGAACTGTTTTGTGTTGCCAGCGCCGATGGGTACTTCCTCGAGGTAAATCCGGCTTTCCCAAAGACATTGGGGTACACCTATGCAGAACTCTATGCATCACCGTTTTATGATCTTATCCACCCAAACGATCGGGATGCAACATTAAGAGAAATTCAGCGACTTTCAGAAGGTAGTATCTGCATTGACTTTCGGAACCGGTACCGTTGCAAAAACGGCGAATACCGTTGGCTCGCCTGGACCTGCCAACCCGATGTAAAAACGGGACACTTGTTCGCTATCGCTCGGGATGTAACCGTCGAGCTTGAAACAGAAGAAGCCTTGCGGAAGAGCGAAGCGTTGCTGAACGCTACCCATGACATCGCACAAATAGGGAGTTGGGAATGGGACGCAAAAACCGACAAGCTGACCTTCTCCGACAAAATGCTCGAAATTGCCGGCATTGACGCAGAGGCCTTCGATGGATCCCTGGAAACCTATCAGCAAATGTTGTCCCCCACGACCGATGAGAGCCTCACAACAATAATAAAAGATGGCTTCCCCGAAGATGCACTAACACCAACCGAGTACACGATTGTACAACCCGACGGAAGCCAGCGAATTGTATGGGCTGAAGTCAAGCCTTTTCACGATCAAAACGAACAGTTGGTTAAGATAGTTGGGGCAGCGCAAGACATCACGGAACGCAAGCAACTGGAGTCGCAACTTAGTCAGGCGCAGAAGCTGGAATCGATTGGTCAATTGGCAGCCGGCGTTGCCCACGAAATAAATACACCGGTCCAGTACATCGGCGACAATACCAACTTCTTCAAAGAGTCTTTTGGCGAAATCCAGGAACTGATTGAAATCTATAGTGACCTCTTCGAGCAGGCGAAAAATGGCACAATCACACCAGACGCTCTTGCCGAAATAGAGGAAGTCCTTGAAGAGGCTGACTTTGAATACCTGGCGGAAGAAATCCCTAAAGCCATTGATCAAACCATAGAAGGTATCGAGCGGGTTGCCCGCATTGTGCGTGCTATGAAAGAGTTTTCTCATCCGGGTCAGGAAGAGAAATCCATGATGAACCTGAACAAGCTGCTTGAGACAACCATGACGGTTGCCCGCAACGAGTGGAAATACGTTGCAGACATTGAACTGGACTTCGACCCTGCGTTGCCTGAAGTCCCTTGTCACCCAGGCGAGTTGAACCAGGTCTTTCTCAACATCATGGTAAACGCAGCGCATGCCATTGAACCAACCCTTGAAAACGCCCATGTATCAAAAGGGAAAATCACACTGCGTACGCTCGCAACCGAAGACTACGTAGAAGTACAAATTGCTGATAGCGGCACAGGTATTCCGGTAAAGGCACGCAAGAAAATTTTTGACCCCTTCTATACGACAAAAGAAGTCGGCAAAGGTACCGGTCAGGGGTTGGCTATTGCCCATGGTGTGGTAACGGAAAAGCATGGCGGACGCATTTACTTCGAAACTGAATTGGGCGAAGGCACAACGTTCTTCATTCAAATACCCTTGAAGTCCGAAGAAACCTAG